ATTTGTCATGGCAGCAGTTTCAAAATCAAATACTTTGTTTTTAGTGAAAAATATGCTGAGCATACTACCATACTGGTTAATGGTATAATCCAACTCTGCAGCTGTGAAAACCTCTTTTAGCCCATTTTTCAAATAGATTGTTTTCGATTCTAATTCATCATAAATAGTAGGATTGCTTTTTAATTCGTTTAAAAGCGTAAACCCGGCGATCATTGCTAAAGGGTTTCCGCTTAATGTGCCAGCTTGATAAACATTTCCGATAGGTGCAATATGTGCCATAATTTCTTTTTTTCCACCAAAAGCACCTACGGGTAAGCCGGCACCGATTACTTTTCCGTAAGTGACCAAATCTGCATCGATGCTTAATTTTTGTTGTGCACCGCCTGGTGAAAGCCTAAAGCCGGTCATCACTTCATCAAAAACAAGCAATATTCTCTCTTCGTCACATATTTTTCGAAGACCTTCTAAAAATCCCGGTTCAGGAAGCACACAACCCATATTTCCTGCAATCGGTTCTACAATAATGGCTGCTATCTCGTTTTTGTTTTCTGCAACCAATCTATTTACAGCTTCTAAATTGTTGTATGGAGCAGTAAGGGTATCTTTTGCAACGCCCTCTGTTACCCCAGGCACATTTTGAATACCAAAGGTTGCAAGACCACTTCCTGCTTTTACTAAAAACATATCAGCATGACCATGATAGCAACCTTCAAATTTGATAAATTTGTTTCTACCGGTATAACCCCTTGCCAGCCGTATGGCAGACATACAGGCTTCTGTGCCACTATTCACCATTCGTATAAGATCCATATTTGGAGCCAGGCTTTTTATCAGCTCTGCCATTTCAACTTCAAGTTGGGTTGGAGCCCCAAAAGAAGTAGAATCTTCTGCTTTTTTTTGAATGGCTTTTATAACAGGTTCAAAAGCGTGTCCCAGAATCATTGGTCCCCAGGAAGCAATGTAATCGATGTATTGATTACCGTCTTCATCATATAAATAGGCGCCAATTGCCTTTTTAATAAAAATGGGGTTACCGCCAACACTTTTAAAAGCGC
The Arachidicoccus soli DNA segment above includes these coding regions:
- the hemL gene encoding glutamate-1-semialdehyde 2,1-aminomutase, with the translated sequence MYEYTSSKTLFERAQQCIPGGVNSPVRAFKSVGGNPIFIKKAIGAYLYDEDGNQYIDYIASWGPMILGHAFEPVIKAIQKKAEDSTSFGAPTQLEVEMAELIKSLAPNMDLIRMVNSGTEACMSAIRLARGYTGRNKFIKFEGCYHGHADMFLVKAGSGLATFGIQNVPGVTEGVAKDTLTAPYNNLEAVNRLVAENKNEIAAIIVEPIAGNMGCVLPEPGFLEGLRKICDEERILLVFDEVMTGFRLSPGGAQQKLSIDADLVTYGKVIGAGLPVGAFGGKKEIMAHIAPIGNVYQAGTLSGNPLAMIAGFTLLNELKSNPTIYDELESKTIYLKNGLKEVFTAAELDYTINQYGSMLSIFFTKNKVFDFETAAMTNSSLFKKFFHAMLMRGVYLPPSAFESWFLNNAISYSDLDKTISAAKESLADIL